The following are encoded together in the Drosophila biarmipes strain raj3 chromosome 3L, RU_DBia_V1.1, whole genome shotgun sequence genome:
- the LOC108028773 gene encoding nucleobindin-2 has product MAQYVALLGLALIAVSSVVALPVTQNKKEPKEAESSTPATADVETALEYERYLREVVEALEADPEFRKKLDKAPEADIRSGKIAQELDYVNHHVRTKLDEIKRREVERLRELANQAYELSNDIDRKHLKVSQHLDHDNEHTFEIEDLRKLIQKTSDDLAEADRKRRGEFKEYEMQKEFEREAQKKEMDEESRKKFEAEVKEKEQKHKDHEKLHHPGNKAQLEDVWEKQDHMDKNDFDPKTFFSIHDVDSNGYWDEAEVKALFVKELDKVYQSDLPEDDMRERAEEMERMREHYFQETDSNHDGLISIEEFMLQTNKEEFQKDPEWETIDRQPQYTHEEYLEYERRRQEEVQRLIAQGQLAPHPNMPQGYYAAPPPGGVAYQQAPPPGGQLHYQQPDQVHAQQQQQYAQQQQQYAQQYQQQQYGQQPVQLHPNQVYQHAGQIPQQQQPVYQQQPVYQQQQPVYQQQQPVQQQQQPSVQQQQQPVAQAPVQQQPLQQQQTAQQQQQPVQQQQATVQQQQQTAQNQPIPQQQVHNQSPPPAQSQQVPVQQQQKQHQETANQASQQH; this is encoded by the exons ATGGCACAGTACGTAGCCCTGCTGGGATTGGCCCTGATTGCGGTTTCCTCGGTTGTCGCCTTGCCTGTGACCCAGAACAAGAAGGAACCCAAGGAGGCGGAGTCCTCCACTCCGGCCACCGCCGACGTGGAAACGGCCCTGGAGTACGAGCGCTACCTGCGGGAGGTGGTCGAGGCCCTGGAGGCGGATCCCGAGTTCCGGAAGAAGCTGGACAAGGCGCCCGAGGCCGACATTCGC AGTGGCAAGATCGCACAAGAGCTGGACTATGTGAATCACCATGTGCGCACCAAGCTGGACGAAATTAAGCGTCGCGAAGTAGAGCGTCTGCGCGAACTGGCCAACCAGGCCTACGAGCTGTCCAACGACATTGACCGGAAGCACCTAAAGGTCTCCCAGCATCTGGACCACGACAACGAGCACACCTTCGAGATCGAGGATCTACGCAAGCTGATCCAGAAGACCTCCGACGACCTGGCTGAGGCGGATCGCAAGCGGCGCGGCGAGTTTAAGGAGTACGAAATGCAAAAGGAGTTCGAGCGTGAGGCGCAGAAAAAGGAGATGGATGAGGAGTCGCGTAAGAAGTTCGAGGCCGAGGTCAAGGAGAAGGAGCAGAAGCACAAGGACCACGAGAAGCTGCACCACCCCGGAAACAAGGCCCAACTGGAGGATGTCTGGGAGAAGCAGGACCACATGGACAAGAACGACTTTGATCCGAAAACCTTCTTCTCAATTCACGATGTTGACAGCAATGGATACTGGGACGAGGCGGAGGTTAAGGCGCTGTTCGTCAAGGAACTGGACAAGGTCTACCAGAGTGATCTGCCTGAGGACGACATGAGGGAGCGGGCCGAGGAGATGGAGCGTATGCGCGAGCACTATTTCCAGGAGACGGACTCCAACCACGATGGCCTAATCAGCATCGAGGAGTTCATGTTGCAGACCAACAAGGAGGAGTTCCAAAAGGACCCTGAGTGGGAGACCATCGACCGACAGCCACAGTACACGCACGAGGAGTATCTGGAATACGAGCGGCGGCGCCAAGAAGAGGTGCAGCGCCTGATCGCCCAGGGCCAGCTGGCCCCGCATCCAAACATGCCGCAGGGCTACTATGCTGCACCACCCCCAGGTGGGGTGGCCTACCAACAGGCGCCCCCGCCAGGTGGACAGCTGCACTACCAGCAACCGGACCAGGTACACgctcaacagcaacaacaatacgcacagcagcaacagcaatacgCTCAGCAgtaccagcaacagcagtacGGTCAGCAGCCAGTGCAACTCCATCCCAACCAGGTTTATCAGCACGCTGGGCAGATcccgcagcaacaacagcctgtctaccaacaacaacctgtgtaccaacagcagcagccagtatatcagcagcagcagccggtgcaacagcagcagcagccgtcggtgcaacagcaacagcagcctgTTGCTCAAGCGCCCGTGCAGCAGCAGCCTTTACAACAACAGCAAaccgcacagcagcaacagcaacccgtacagcagcaacaggccaccgtgcaacagcagcag